A region from the Rhodohalobacter sp. SW132 genome encodes:
- the ilvB gene encoding biosynthetic-type acetolactate synthase large subunit: MKPAKQNSQDSTKASFLESVPSGKPDGATFNGAEILIKTLTDLGVDTIFGYPGGAVLPIYDQLFDCHDINHYLIRHEQAGTHAADGYSRATGKPGVVLATSGPGGTNTVTGIATAAMDSIPLVVLTGQVPTGVIGNDAFQEADIVGITRPITKHSYLVRDVNELEHSLREAFHIATSGRPGPVLVDLPKDMLNTQGTFTGTKQVQIPSYKPNTHGHHSQIAKAAKMLSEAKKPLIYAGGGVILGEAWEELTEMAERHNIPVTTTLMGLGGFPETKPQSLGMLGMHGTWYANMAMTDCDVLLCVGARFDDRVTGRLDGFSQNSRKIHIDIDPSSIGKNVPTEVPIVGDVKHVLPVLDKMIKAPQIDEWWDQIHTWQKDHPLKVPKAEDKIYPQHMVQMISEITNGNAIVVTDVGQHQMWAAQHYKYNHPRSWISSGGLGTMGYGFPAAIGATIACPDRDVVCITGDGGFQMSSYELMTAVEYKIPVKIALMNNNCLGMVRQWQQLFYKNRTSYSVFGHNNPDFLKMAEAYGAVGMRATTPAEMRDVLEKAMKIDDGPVLMDFRVVETENCYPMVPSGAALNEMVESDEEAQR, encoded by the coding sequence ATGAAACCTGCCAAACAAAACTCACAAGATTCAACCAAAGCCTCGTTTCTCGAATCCGTGCCTTCCGGCAAACCGGACGGCGCAACGTTTAACGGTGCTGAAATCCTCATCAAAACGCTCACCGATCTCGGTGTAGACACCATCTTCGGCTACCCCGGAGGCGCGGTGCTCCCGATTTATGATCAGCTTTTTGACTGCCACGATATTAATCACTACCTGATTCGTCACGAACAGGCGGGAACGCACGCCGCTGACGGCTATTCCCGCGCAACGGGCAAACCGGGTGTGGTACTGGCTACATCGGGCCCCGGCGGTACGAATACCGTAACCGGAATTGCAACTGCAGCGATGGACTCCATTCCGCTTGTGGTTCTTACCGGACAGGTTCCAACCGGCGTGATTGGGAATGATGCGTTTCAGGAGGCGGATATTGTAGGGATTACCCGCCCCATCACCAAGCACAGCTACCTGGTGCGGGACGTAAATGAGCTGGAACACAGTTTGCGTGAAGCGTTTCATATTGCCACCAGCGGCAGGCCCGGTCCGGTTCTTGTGGATCTCCCGAAGGATATGCTCAACACTCAGGGTACGTTTACAGGCACCAAGCAGGTTCAGATACCAAGTTATAAGCCGAACACACATGGACATCACTCCCAGATAGCAAAGGCCGCAAAAATGCTCAGTGAAGCGAAAAAGCCTTTGATTTATGCAGGAGGAGGCGTCATTCTCGGTGAGGCATGGGAAGAACTCACAGAGATGGCAGAACGGCACAACATTCCGGTCACCACCACACTTATGGGACTTGGCGGTTTCCCGGAAACCAAGCCGCAATCTCTCGGAATGCTGGGCATGCACGGAACCTGGTACGCCAACATGGCGATGACCGACTGCGATGTTCTTCTCTGTGTAGGCGCCCGGTTTGATGACCGCGTAACGGGCCGATTGGATGGTTTTTCACAAAATTCAAGAAAGATTCATATTGATATCGATCCGTCCAGTATTGGAAAAAATGTGCCTACTGAAGTTCCGATAGTGGGTGATGTAAAACATGTTCTTCCGGTGCTCGACAAGATGATAAAAGCTCCTCAAATTGATGAATGGTGGGATCAGATTCACACCTGGCAAAAAGATCATCCGCTTAAGGTGCCAAAAGCCGAGGATAAGATCTACCCGCAGCATATGGTTCAAATGATCTCGGAAATCACAAACGGTAACGCCATTGTGGTGACCGATGTGGGACAGCACCAGATGTGGGCGGCACAACATTATAAATATAACCATCCCCGCTCCTGGATCTCTTCTGGCGGACTCGGAACGATGGGATACGGATTTCCGGCGGCCATCGGCGCCACCATTGCTTGTCCGGATCGTGACGTAGTCTGTATCACGGGCGACGGCGGGTTCCAGATGTCATCTTATGAATTAATGACCGCTGTGGAGTACAAAATCCCTGTTAAGATCGCCCTGATGAATAACAACTGCCTCGGCATGGTTCGCCAGTGGCAGCAGCTCTTCTACAAAAACCGAACCAGCTACTCCGTGTTCGGCCACAACAATCCCGACTTTTTGAAAATGGCTGAAGCCTACGGTGCTGTCGGGATGCGTGCAACCACCCCCGCCGAAATGCGCGACGTACTCGAAAAAGCGATGAAAATTGATGACGGACCTGTATTGATGGATTTCCGCGTGGTAGAGACAGAAAATTGCTACCCGATGGTTCCATCCGGTGCTGCTCTCAATGAAATGGTTGAATCAGACGAGGAAGCCCAGCGATGA
- the ilvN gene encoding acetolactate synthase small subunit — protein MSTNSIISASGTKNTLSVLVKHNLNTFSRIIGIFSGKGFEIDSITFASEADPGMARITLTTTGSEEVVEQITKLLHNVVDVLKVTNLTNKKFIERELALIKVASTSENRTEIMLVAQAFKAKVIDLSPTRISLEVTGIRDKIDALIEVLRPHGISSVARTGTVATKREFKGSA, from the coding sequence ATGAGCACGAATTCAATCATATCTGCATCAGGTACAAAAAACACGCTTTCTGTTTTAGTAAAGCACAATTTGAACACGTTTTCGAGGATCATCGGAATTTTCAGCGGAAAGGGATTTGAGATCGACAGCATCACATTTGCTTCGGAAGCCGATCCCGGCATGGCTCGAATTACGCTTACAACCACGGGAAGTGAAGAGGTTGTGGAGCAGATCACCAAACTTCTCCACAATGTGGTAGATGTGCTGAAAGTGACCAACCTCACAAATAAGAAATTTATTGAACGGGAACTTGCGCTTATCAAAGTGGCGAGCACCTCCGAAAACCGCACGGAGATCATGCTGGTTGCCCAGGCTTTTAAAGCCAAGGTGATTGACCTGAGCCCAACCCGGATCTCCCTTGAAGTAACCGGGATCCGCGATAAGATCGATGCTCTGATTGAAGTGCTTCGTCCGCACGGTATCTCCTCGGTAGCCCGAACCGGCACCGTTGCAACCAAACGAGAATTTAAAGGGAGTGCGTGA